GGCCGAGAGAGGTGGGTCGACCGGGCCCGACGGCTGACCCTAGATCCGTCCTCGGGGGCGGTCCTTGCCGGGGCCCCTGCCAGGAGCCGGGCGAGTACCCGGGACGAGCCTACGCTCGGGCGCGCGTTTCGCTCATTCCTGCGGGCGTTCACCTGGAGGTGGTGCCATTGTCCGGTTCCCGCCCCTCACTCGTGGTGACCTGAGCAACACTCGTCGTGTTCCAGCGGGCACGGCGCCCGCTGCTTTGCATGATTTCCACAGATCCCTCTCGGTTTCCACCGAAAAGAGGGATCTTCGAGGGGGAGACGTCGACATGGCACCGAACACGCACCGAAAGAGAGCGACGGCCGCCGCCGTGGCGGCCGCCGGACTCCTGGCGCTGGGAGTGGGGGCACCCGGCGCGACCGCGGCGACGACGCCGAGGATCGATCTCAAGGTCCTGGTCGTCGACAACGGCGCGGGCCAGGTGGCCGCGATCACCGCCGAGCTGAAGAACAGCGGCATCCCGTACACCACGCTCGACCTGACCGACACGGGCCGCCCGAAGATCGACGCCGCGTTCCTGAGCGACACCGTGAACGGCGTCCCGCGCGCCAGGTACCAGGGCGTCGTCCTCCCGAACGAGGCGCCGTTCGGCCCGGGTTCGGCCGAGCAGACCGCCCTGGAGACCTACGAGAAGACCTTCGCCATTCCGCAGGTCGACGCCTACACGTGGGCGCATCCGGAGGTCGGGCTCGACTACACCGACCAGAACGGCGGCTGGTCCGGCGTCCTCGACGGCCTCCGTACCCAGGTGACCGCCGCGGGCACCGCGGGACCGTTCCGCTACCTCGACGGACCGCTCACCTTCGAGGACAACGACCCCGCGGTGGACGAGAGCTACGGCTACGCGGCGCACCCGAGGGAGGGGTTCACCAGCTATCTGAACGCCCCCACCGGCGGCACGCTGCTCGGCCAGTACGCGCACGACGGCCGCCGCGAACTCGTGGTGACGTTCGCGTACAACCAGTACCAGAAGCAGTTCAAGGTCCTGGCCCGCGGCATCGTCGAGTGGCTCACGCAGGGCGTGCACCTCGGGCAGAGCAGGAACTACTTCTCCGTCCACGTCGACGACGTCTTCGCGCCCGACGCCCGCTGGGACTCCCAGCGCAACTGCACGCCCGGCGACATCGACTGCGCGGGCGGAAACGGCGAGGACAGCACCACGCCGATCCGGATGACCGCCGACGACGCCGCCTACGCGGCCCAGTGGCAGGCCGCCCACGGCTTCACCCTCGACATGGTCTTCAACGCGGGCGCGGGCGAGGAGTGGAAGAGCGAGAACGGCGGCACCGACGCCCTCGCCACCAGGCTGCTCGCGGACCGGGCCAAGTACCGCTGGGTGAACCACACCTACACACACCTGTTCCTCGGCTGCGTCCAGGACACCACCACCGTGCCGTGGAGCTGCTCGAAGAACGCCGACGGCACGACCAAGTACATGAGCCGGGCCGACATCTCCGCCGAGATCTCGCAGAACAACAGCTGGGCCTCCTCGCACGGTCTGTCCACGGACCGCACCGAGCTGGTCACCGGCGAGCACTCGGGCCTGCGGACGCTGCCCCAGCAGCCCGACGACAACCCGAACCTGGCGGGCGCCCTGTCCGCGAACGGCGTCAGATGGACCGGCTCCGACAACTCCCGTGAGCCCGCGCAGCGTTCGGTCGGCAGCGCCCTGACCGTGCCGCGCTACCCGATGAACGTGTACTACAACGCGGGCCGGGCCGAGGAGATGGCCGACGAGTACAACTGGATCTACACCTCGAAGGCCGACGGCGGCAGCGGCCTCTGCGAGAACAACGCGACGTCCACCTGCCTGCCGGCCCCGCTGAACACGGCCACCGGCTACGCCGACCACATCGTCCCGCAGGAGGCGCGCACCGCGCTCGGGCACGCCATCGGCAACGACCCACGCCCGCACTACGTCCACCAGTCCAACCTGGCCGAGGACCGCATCCTCTATCCGGTCCTGGACAAGGTGCTCGCCGACTACCGGGCCCTCTACGCCGACAACGCCCCGCTGCAGAACCCCCGGCAGAGCGCCATCGGCACCGAGCTGCAGCGCCGCACCGCCTGGCAGGCGGCCCTGGCGGGCGGCAAGGTCACGGCCTACCGCGTCGGCAACACCGTCACCGTCACCGCCCCGTCCGGCACCCAGATCCCGGTGACCGTGCCGGAGGGGACCAAGAAGCAACTCCTGCTCGGCACGGCCGTGTTCGGCACCGCGTACGCCGGGCAGCGCAACGACTGGACCACCCCGGAGCTCCTCCAGTCCGCTCTGAAGCTCAACCTGCCCGGCTAGAGGAGCAGCCTCGCGGCTCGACGCGCACCCCGGTCCGACCGGCCGGGGTGCGCGTCCGAGCCGTGCAACCGGAGGGCCGGGGGCGCCCTCCGGACGGAACCGTCCCAGGGGGGAACCGCGCATGATGCGCACCGGCCGTCATGTCACCATGCTCACCGAAGGCACCTACCCGCACGTCCACGGCGGGGTCAGCACCTGGTGCGACCAGCTCGTCAAGGGCATGCCCGAGGTCGACTTCCACATCGTCTCGCTCACCGGCAGCGGCCGCGAACCCGTGACGTGGGACCTGCCGCCCAACGTCTACCGGCACACCTCGGTGCCCACCTGGGGCCCGCGGCCCGGCCGCACCCGGGCACCCCTGGGCCGTGCCCGCCGCCGCTTCACCGACACCTACGAGCGGTTCCTGCTCGCCTTCCTCGACCCGGATCCGGACCGGCCCGGGGACTTCGGCGACGCCCTGTACGAACTGGCCGTCCTCGCCCGCGACGGACGCCTCTCCGCCGCCCTGCGCGGCGAGGCCGCCCTGCGCTCCCTGATGTGGATCTGGACCCTGCCGCACCTGCCGACGGCAGCCGCCGCGCCCACCGTGCACGACGCGCTCACGGCGACGGACCTGCTGGAACACGCGCTGCGCCCGCTCGGCGTCCGCGTCCCCGAGGACTCCGTCGCCCACGCCGTCAGCAGCGGCCTCGCCACCCTGCCCGCGCTCGCGGCGCACCACCTCGACGGCGTCCCGTTCCTGCTCACCGAGCACGGCATCTACCTGCGCGAGCGCTACCTCGGCTACCGCGCCGCCGAACAGCGCTGGCCCGTCAAGGCGTTCATGCTCGGCTTCTACCGCGAACTGAACTCCCTGGGCTACCGCGCCGCCGACCTCATCACGCCCTGCAACCAGTACAACCGGCGCTGGGAGGAGCGCGGCGGCGCCGACGGCGACCGGATCCGCACGGTCTACAACGGCGTCGACCCGCACGCCTTCCCGCACGCGGGCCCCGAACCCGCCGTGCCCACCCTCACCTGGTGCGGCCGCGTCGA
The window above is part of the Streptomyces sp. NBC_01428 genome. Proteins encoded here:
- the pelF gene encoding GT4 family glycosyltransferase PelF, which encodes MMRTGRHVTMLTEGTYPHVHGGVSTWCDQLVKGMPEVDFHIVSLTGSGREPVTWDLPPNVYRHTSVPTWGPRPGRTRAPLGRARRRFTDTYERFLLAFLDPDPDRPGDFGDALYELAVLARDGRLSAALRGEAALRSLMWIWTLPHLPTAAAAPTVHDALTATDLLEHALRPLGVRVPEDSVAHAVSSGLATLPALAAHHLDGVPFLLTEHGIYLRERYLGYRAAEQRWPVKAFMLGFYRELNSLGYRAADLITPCNQYNRRWEERGGADGDRIRTVYNGVDPHAFPHAGPEPAVPTLTWCGRVDPIKDLETLLRAYGMVRAELPDTRLRLFGPVPPGGEAYRTRLEKLAAELGVTDGLTFEGRISEVWRAYAAGHVVMLSSISEGFPFSIIEAMSCGRTTVSTDVGGVREAVGDTGLVVPPREPEKMAAAALTLLRDDERRAELGESARQRVIDRFTLRRSVDAFRTIYQELAGRPAVYEPTVETVADWTVELRDPWYQAVATDGTGR